In one Cervus canadensis isolate Bull #8, Minnesota chromosome 22, ASM1932006v1, whole genome shotgun sequence genomic region, the following are encoded:
- the SLC22A13 gene encoding LOW QUALITY PROTEIN: solute carrier family 22 member 13 (The sequence of the model RefSeq protein was modified relative to this genomic sequence to represent the inferred CDS: substituted 3 bases at 3 genomic stop codons), whose translation MAPFAQVLAELGSFGHFQVQLLILLSVPSFLTAFYMFTQVFMVLDKAHYCSVTWVRNQTLNLSAAEQLALSLPLDAAGSPEPCLMFQLPPDGASLEDILSHSFNETQLCEVGWVYPKGRPLSVENEFNMVCGWKHLKETSQLVYVAGLLIGVPIFGPLCNRIGHTATLLVQLLLFAMLGVSTAFVPSFELYVVLCFSVAAAVAGYTFSNVTLLTXWVGPSWRIQAVVLAQCVFSLGQMTLAGLAYSIRNXRLFQIAGTAPVFLLFYFWALPGSARWLLTWGRGEEAKQLIQKVALVNRRKLSSELLSQILLAPEKTSPTGNALDLFQHPQLWKETLILFYIWFVDSLVFYGLGLKVGDFGLNIYLTQLIFGAVEVPACYCSIFIMEWMGRRXSQSGILVLGGLVCITVIFVPADLPVVLVVLALVGKFALAAGFTIFYVNSAELFPTVIRQTGVGLVSIFSRIRGILMPLMILLGKYHVSLFVLIYGSLPIGASLLCPAPSASSSSLKAVLSEKDLEASGSISSPGVAFRAALSSVTVSPKLDWQHQRVA comes from the exons ATGGCACCCTTTGCCCAGGTCTTGGCTGAACTGGGCAGCTTTGGTCACTTCCAGGTACAGCTGCTGATACTGCTGAGTGTGCCCAGCTTCCTGACTGCCTTCTACATGTTCACCCAGGTCTTCATGGTCCTGGACAAGGCCCACTATTGTTCAGTGACCTGGGTCAGGAATCAGACTCTGAATCTGAGCGCGGCTGAGCAGCTGGCCCTGAGCTTGCCCCTGGATGCTGCAGGCAGTCCCGAGCCCTGCCTCATGTTCCAGTTGCCCCCTGATGGTGCCAGCCTGGAGGACATCCTCAGCCACAGCTTCAATGAGACACAGCTTTGCGAGGTGGGCTGGGTCTATCCCAAAGGCAGGCCCTTGTCCGTAGAGAATGAG TTTAACATGGTCTGTGGTTGGAAGCATCTGAAGGAAACCTCCCAGTTGGTGTATGTggctgggcttctcattggggtgccCATCTTCGGGCCCCTCTGTAA caggatTGGCCACACGGCCACTCTCCTGGTGCAGCTGCTCCTCTTCGCCATGCTCGGCGTGAGCACAGCCTTTGTGCCCAGCTTTGAGCTCTACGTGGTCCTGTGCTTTTCTGTGGCCGCAGCTGTCGCTGGATATACCTTCAGCAACGTCACCCTAC TTACATAGTGGGTGGGGCCCTCGTGGAGGATCCAGGCTGTGGTCCTGGCACAGTGCGTCttctccctggggcagatgaCTCTTGCAGGACTTGCCTACAGCATCCGGAACTGAAGACTCTTCCAGATTGCTGGTACTGCACCTGTCTTTCTGCTCTTCTACTTCTG GGCCCTGCCAGGATCTGCACGGTGGCTCCttacctgggggaggggagaggaggccaAACAACTGATCCAGAAAGTAGCCTTGGTCAACAGGCGCAAACTCTCTTCCGAGCTCCTGAGCCAGATACTT CTGGCCCCAGAGAAGACCAGCCCCACAGGGAATGCCCTAGATCTGTTCCAACACCCCCAGCTCTGGAAGGAGACCCTGATTCTCTTCTATATCT GGTTTGTGGACAGCCTGGTATTCTATGGCCTGGGCCTCAAGGTGGGGGACTTTGGCCTGAATATCTACCTGACACAGTTGATCTTTGGAGCAGTCGAGGTGCCTGCCTGTTACTGCAGCATCTTTATAATGGAATGGATGGGCCGCAGGTAGAGTCAGTCGGGGATTCTGGTTCTGGGTGGCCTCGTGTGTATCACCGTCATCTTCGTCCCAGCAGA TCTGCCTGTGGTGCTCGTTGTGCTGGCTCTGGTGGGGAAGTTTGCCTTGGCGGCTGGATTTACCATCTTCTACGTGAACTCTGCTGAGCTCTTCCCCACTGTCATCAG GCAGACGGGCGTGGGGCTGGTGAGCATCTTCTCAAGGATCAGGGGCATCCTCATGCCACTCATGATCCTGCTGGGCAAGTATCATGTGTCCCTGTTCGTGCTCATCTACGGCAGCCTCCCCATTGGGGCCAGCTTACTCTGCCCTGCT ccttctgcttcctccagctctcTGAAGGCAGTGCTCTCAGAAAAGGATTTGGAGGCCTCGGGAAGTATCTCCAGCCCAGGGGTAGCCTTTAGAGCAGCACTTAGCTCTGTGACTGTGTCTCCAAAGCTAGACTGGCAGCATCAGAGAGTTGCCTAA